ATTGCGTTACATTGCTCGATCCGATTGGACTTCCATTCTGAGATGCGCTTTGCCCGACTAAGAAGTCGGGAAAGGTCCTGATGTCGAGAAGGCCGTCCTTGGAAAACGGCGCATCGAGATGGACCTGGTTGTATTTGTACTCTGCGCCAAAGCGCATGTTATGCCGGCGCCGCACCCACGACACCATGTCCTGCCAGATAAACGCGTTGGTGACCTGCCACTGCCCGGGCGTTCCGGCATCGCCAATCGTGAACAAGCCATCCACTGTGATGCCCGGGATAGGAGAGTCTTTTCCTCCCGGCCCAGTGGGAGTTCCAATGCCCACTCCGCTGGCCAAAATTGGCTTTTGAACCGTCGAGATACCGTCGAAACGCATATACCCGGCACGCGCCACGTTGACCAGATTGCTGCTGAAAGTATGCGTGTCCGACAGAACAAACATCGTATTTCTGTCCAGGCTGTCGGTCCCCCATCCTGGAACGTTTGCCGCATTTGGCGAAAACGGCTGTTGTGTCGGCGCACGCGAGTAGAAGAACCTTGCACCAAAAGTATTCTTTGCGTGCATCGTGTGGTCCAGATTCACGGAAAACTGGTTTTCTTTATAAGTAGCTGGCAACGCAAACGTCGATTGACCAACCGGCAGTTGGGAGACGTCACCGGCGGCGATAGAGGTTTGCGGGCTGGGGATTGCAAACTCACCATTTGCCAACTTCAGATTGAGGATCGCCAATGCAACAGGATTGATATTTGATCCGTCGCATTCAACCTGTGTTCCTCCGGCATGGGTCAGATACCCCGTTGCAGGAGAGCCGCCCGGATCCAGATGGTTCGCAGGACAGAACTGCCGTCCCAGCGTTGCAGCCGATCGATCGGAGGTCAACTGCGGCAACAGCGCCGTGCGTTTGCCTCCCAGACTATTGACCGATGTCAGCCCCTGGTACGCGACAAAGAAGAATGTGCGGTCCTTGCGAATTGGGCCGCCAATAGAACCGCCAAATTGGTTTTGTTTGAGAGTCGGCCGCTTTTGCCCTCCTTGTTTCAGAAAAAACTCGTTGGCGTTGAAAATATCGTTGCGCAAAAACTCCCAGGCGCTGCCATGGAATCTATTTGTGCCCGTCTTGCTGACCAGGTCGATGTTGGCTCCGGCCCCGCGGCCATACTCAGCATCGTAGTTTGCAGTCTGCACTTTGAACTCTTCAATCGCGTCAGGGGCAGGAATGGCTGTCCCAATCTCATTGCCATCGTTTGCCATCGAGTTCTGCGCGAGGTTATTCGCATCGATGCCATTGAACAGGACGTTGTTCGATACCGTCTTTGCTCCGTTCGCAGCAACATTCTGGGTGCCGCGACCAAGCTCGGCCGCATTGGGCAGCTCTACGACCACCCCTGGAGACAGTCCCAATATCTGCGTGTAATTGCGGTTGGCCAGCGGCAGGGCTTCGACCGCTGCATGATTGACGCTCCCTCCCAAAGTGGAGCTCTCCGTTTGCGCAACAGAAGCATTGGCTTCCACCTGTATCGCCGTGTTTACTCCTGCGAGTGGAAGCGCAATGTGTAACGAAACCGTTTCCGTTACAGAAACCTGCACGCGATTCACTACCTTTTTTGCAAATCCTGGAGCGACACCTTCAACCGAATAGCTGCCGGGTTGCAGTAGAGCAACCACAAAAGAGCCCTCATCCGACGTTGTCACCTGGCGAGCAGCATGAGTCGATTCGTTAGTGACAGTCACCTGTGCATTACCAAGCGGTATGCCGGCCGCATCAAGCACAACCCCACGAATTGCGCCTGTGCCTGGAGCCTGGCCAAACGAGGCCACACCCAACGACAAGAGACATAACGCAATCACGGAACGAAATGAGAGCAATGATTTGGTCTTCATATCCCTGAGCGGTCACTCCTTGTAAGTGCACCGTCGAGGGTATATATCGGGTATCAGCGATTTGTTATCGATTCGTCACTTATTTGTCTCTGCCGCACAATCCCCTCTGCTTACAAGGGGATAGCCCCTTCAGATTGCCGAATGGCAATCCGAATCTATAGTTAAACTGTTCTTAGCAAGGAGATATATTTTGAGCATGGATCGACGAAGTTTTCTCCTAAAATCTGCTGCAATTGCTGGACAGGCAACAGCCGTATCCGCTACTGCCATGCAACAGGCTGTTGCACCGGCACAGGCGCCGTCGCGGCGTCCCAATATCATCCTGTATCTCTCCGATCAGTTCCGCTGGGATTTCGTGGGCGCGAATGGCGCAAACAGCTCAACGCATACGCCCAATCTCGACGACATGGCCCGGCACGGAAAGAATTTTACCCATGCGGTAACCAATCAGCCGGTGTGCGCTCCCGCTCGTTCCGTATTGATGACAAGCCGTTACGCGACTGAGACTGGGGTCTGGCGAAACGGGTTGGCACTTGACCAGTCTCTTCCGACTCTCGCCGGGGAGCTTCGCAAAGCAGGATACAGCTCAAACCTCATTGGCAAATGGCATCTCTCACCTGATTCGAAGGCCGAAGGCGGCGGCCCCGGGTACGTGCCGCCAGAACACCGTGGCGGCTTCCTTGACCTCTGGGAGGGCGCCAACGCCCTCGAACATACCTCGCACCCATATGAGGGATCGTTGTTTGACAACGATGGGAACGAGATCAAATTCAAAGATCAGTACCGGGTCGACTTTCTCACCGATAGAGCTGAAAAGTTTCTGCGCCAGAAGCAGGACAAGCCTTTTTTCCTGTTTATCTCGCAACTGGAACCGCACCAGCAGAACGACATGAAACGAATGGTTGGGCCCAAGGGATCGGCTGAGCGCTTTATCAACGCTCATGTTCCGCACGACCTTCGCGCACTGCCAGGCGACTGGCACCAGCAGCTTCCCGACTACTACGGCGCGTGCGAAAGCATCGACGCCTCCGTCGGCAGAATACGCAGAATCCTGAAGGAAGAGCATCTTGCAGACGACACGATCCTGGTTTTTATCAGCGACCACGGATGCCACTTCATGACGAGGAACCAGGAGTACAAGCGATCGACGCACAACAGCTCCATCAGGATTCCGCTCATCGTCGAAGGCCCCGGATTTCGTGGACAGCAGCAGATTCCCGAGCTGACTGGCATCATCGACATTGCGCCCACCCTGCTCGAAGCGGCTGGGGTCACTCCGCCCGCCTCGTTCAAAGGAAAGAGCATTCTCTCCCTGCTCAACGATCCCCAGGCCCGCGAAGCATGGCCCAACCGGGAACTCATTCAGATCAGCGAGTCCATGACGGCAAGAACGATTCGCACGCGGGACTGGACCTACTGCGTGGCCGACATCACAGGAGCGACAAAAGCATCGAATGCGGTCTATCAGGAGTGGCAGCTCTACGACCAGAGAAACGATCCACACGAGCTGGTAAACCTCGCAGGCAGAAAGGAATATCGGCTGATAGCCAACGAACTGCGAGCACAGCTTCTCGAAATGTTGAAAGCCGCGGGAGAACCCGTTCCTGAAATCAAACCGGCTCCTCTATACCACTAGCTGTTACGATGCAAAATACGATGACTGACGGGAAAAAGGGATGCTGCACTCCATCCGCAAACCGCGAAGGGACGCAGCAGGACCGCAACGAGCAACAATTGGATCCGCTTCATAAGATCTCCGCTGCAGGCATGGTTAGCCTGCCTGGCGGACGTTTTCTCATGGGTACGGACTATCCCTTTGGCTTCCCTGACGACGGCGAAGGTCCTGTCCGCTCGGTCAATCTGTCTCCCTTCTCCATCGACATCGCGCCTGTAACGAATGACCAGTTCTCAAAGTTTATTCAAAGCACAAAGTATGTCACTGAAGCGGAACGCTACAACTGGTCATTCGTCTTCTGGGCGCACATCCCAAAGGCCCGCTACAGCCAGCTCGTAGCAGATACCGTGGAACAGGCGCCGTGGTGGTGCAAGGTCTATGGCGCGAAATGGAACTCGCCCGAAGGACCCGGAAGCCATATCGACAACCGTCTGGATCATCCAGTTGTGCACGTCTCTCATGCAGATGCTGCTGCCTATGCCGCCTGGACCGGCAAGCATCTTCCCACCGAGGCGGAGTGGGAGTATGCAGCACGCGGCGGATTGCAACAAAAGCTATTTCCGTGGGGCGACGAACTCCAACCCAACGGCAAACATCTTTGCAATATCTGGCAGGGTCAGTTCCCCTCAGAAGACACTGCGGAAGATGGTTATGCCGGTACCTGTCCCGTCCTTGCATTCCCCCCGAATGGGTATGGCCTCTACTCCATGACCGGAAACGTCTGGGAGTGGACACAGGACTGGTTTGGAACAGCGCACCCAAAACACGAGACTGTAAATCCACGCGGCCCGAAGCACGGCACGGAAAAAGCGATGAAGGGCGGCAGCTTTCTATGTCATGCCAGCTACTGCAACCGCTATCGAGTAGCGGCAAGGACGAAGAATACCCCCGACAGCTCCACCAGCAATATCGGTTTTCGCTGTGTCAGGCGCGGCTGATTGTCTACCGG
This region of Acidobacteriota bacterium genomic DNA includes:
- a CDS encoding TonB-dependent receptor; translation: MKTKSLLSFRSVIALCLLSLGVASFGQAPGTGAIRGVVLDAAGIPLGNAQVTVTNESTHAARQVTTSDEGSFVVALLQPGSYSVEGVAPGFAKKVVNRVQVSVTETVSLHIALPLAGVNTAIQVEANASVAQTESSTLGGSVNHAAVEALPLANRNYTQILGLSPGVVVELPNAAELGRGTQNVAANGAKTVSNNVLFNGIDANNLAQNSMANDGNEIGTAIPAPDAIEEFKVQTANYDAEYGRGAGANIDLVSKTGTNRFHGSAWEFLRNDIFNANEFFLKQGGQKRPTLKQNQFGGSIGGPIRKDRTFFFVAYQGLTSVNSLGGKRTALLPQLTSDRSAATLGRQFCPANHLDPGGSPATGYLTHAGGTQVECDGSNINPVALAILNLKLANGEFAIPSPQTSIAAGDVSQLPVGQSTFALPATYKENQFSVNLDHTMHAKNTFGARFFYSRAPTQQPFSPNAANVPGWGTDSLDRNTMFVLSDTHTFSSNLVNVARAGYMRFDGISTVQKPILASGVGIGTPTGPGGKDSPIPGITVDGLFTIGDAGTPGQWQVTNAFIWQDMVSWVRRRHNMRFGAEYKYNQVHLDAPFSKDGLLDIRTFPDFLVGQSASQNGSPIGSSNVTQSTGGSGISRKDTRYKDFAAFVQDDYKLAPRITLNLGLRYEIFGSPFEINGRLPNFDPGIAIGDVPPAGSLSGFIVPSNFQGSVPTGVTKLTNRSLWPTRHGDISPRIGFAWQVTSKPVVVLRGGYGVYYDRHSNGYVESTQGQAPFSTQQIQSDSANAGASLANPFAPLLPLASSYPIFLPRVPFGFPFLEGISPHTVDGYTQQYNVNVQYAFAADYLFELGYVGTRSTHRPGSIEFNQALLASPSRPINGETTNSTNNLIERLPYQGVSPGSLFTKSEFIANYNSLQASLSKRLRQGFQFRGSYTWSKSLDQTSGSGGSGLFELWLLTNDQNNPRQAYGLTDFDRTHRGVISFTWQSPKPSGMPAFPRAVLGNWLFSGIGVVQSGSPITVMDGNAGSVYGNFGNRAQRTGGSLATEGSLFQRVNGLYLDPAAFTRAPEAPNGTSLADQDFGNSGVGIVRGPAQRNIDAAVERVFPVTESQSFRFRAEFFNLTNTPQFANPSNFLGYGDPTDPNPVASPSFGKITGTVTNPRVVQLAVRYLF
- a CDS encoding sulfatase-like hydrolase/transferase — its product is MDRRSFLLKSAAIAGQATAVSATAMQQAVAPAQAPSRRPNIILYLSDQFRWDFVGANGANSSTHTPNLDDMARHGKNFTHAVTNQPVCAPARSVLMTSRYATETGVWRNGLALDQSLPTLAGELRKAGYSSNLIGKWHLSPDSKAEGGGPGYVPPEHRGGFLDLWEGANALEHTSHPYEGSLFDNDGNEIKFKDQYRVDFLTDRAEKFLRQKQDKPFFLFISQLEPHQQNDMKRMVGPKGSAERFINAHVPHDLRALPGDWHQQLPDYYGACESIDASVGRIRRILKEEHLADDTILVFISDHGCHFMTRNQEYKRSTHNSSIRIPLIVEGPGFRGQQQIPELTGIIDIAPTLLEAAGVTPPASFKGKSILSLLNDPQAREAWPNRELIQISESMTARTIRTRDWTYCVADITGATKASNAVYQEWQLYDQRNDPHELVNLAGRKEYRLIANELRAQLLEMLKAAGEPVPEIKPAPLYH
- a CDS encoding formylglycine-generating enzyme family protein — translated: MTDGKKGCCTPSANREGTQQDRNEQQLDPLHKISAAGMVSLPGGRFLMGTDYPFGFPDDGEGPVRSVNLSPFSIDIAPVTNDQFSKFIQSTKYVTEAERYNWSFVFWAHIPKARYSQLVADTVEQAPWWCKVYGAKWNSPEGPGSHIDNRLDHPVVHVSHADAAAYAAWTGKHLPTEAEWEYAARGGLQQKLFPWGDELQPNGKHLCNIWQGQFPSEDTAEDGYAGTCPVLAFPPNGYGLYSMTGNVWEWTQDWFGTAHPKHETVNPRGPKHGTEKAMKGGSFLCHASYCNRYRVAARTKNTPDSSTSNIGFRCVRRG